A DNA window from Leptospira weilii contains the following coding sequences:
- a CDS encoding ParA family protein has product MIVVSIANQKGGEGKTTTSLNLSMGLARRGKKTLLVDIDPQANSTGIFTNPEGIEKSMHGVFNSKMTIQEIMIETRLPDLFLAPSKMNLAEVETLSGNSVDAPYILRDSLQSVSGIDFCIIDCPPSLSIFTINALVGSNYVIIPLQAEKFSVDGIVGLQQTITSIKKRINPNLEILGALVTQLKPQTLLTKTIVPVLTKYFRIFETSISDGVAVGESHLAKKSVFEYNKTSKQAQEYEGFIEEFLNELKK; this is encoded by the coding sequence ATGATAGTTGTATCCATAGCAAACCAGAAAGGTGGAGAAGGTAAAACTACGACCTCTCTTAATTTATCCATGGGGCTTGCGAGAAGAGGAAAAAAAACTCTGCTCGTCGATATAGATCCTCAAGCAAATTCAACCGGCATTTTTACAAATCCAGAAGGTATTGAGAAATCGATGCACGGAGTTTTTAACTCGAAAATGACTATTCAAGAAATCATGATAGAGACGAGATTACCCGATCTTTTTTTGGCCCCTTCCAAAATGAATCTTGCAGAAGTAGAAACGCTTTCCGGAAATTCCGTAGATGCGCCTTATATTCTGAGAGATTCTCTTCAAAGTGTGAGTGGGATAGACTTTTGTATCATTGATTGTCCGCCCAGCTTATCTATTTTTACGATTAATGCGCTCGTCGGATCAAATTACGTAATCATTCCCCTTCAAGCTGAAAAATTTTCCGTGGATGGAATTGTAGGACTCCAACAAACAATCACTAGCATCAAAAAAAGAATCAATCCGAACCTTGAAATTTTAGGGGCTTTAGTTACTCAACTTAAACCTCAAACACTTTTGACAAAAACTATTGTACCTGTTTTAACAAAATACTTCCGGATTTTCGAAACAAGCATCTCCGATGGGGTTGCAGTAGGAGAATCTCATCTTGCCAAAAAATCGGTATTTGAATACAACAAGACGAGTAAACAAGCCCAGGAATACGAAGGGTTTATAGAGGAGTTTTTAAATGAGCTCAAAAAGTAA
- a CDS encoding ParB/RepB/Spo0J family partition protein: MSSKSKRLGSLADVFQAEKLEGTIRKIRLDKILPSENQPRQDRKKGIEDLARSLDKDGLLQPIIVTKQNPEDENYKIVAGERRYHAAKQLGWAEIECKILDRDEKETFRLAIIENLQRENLSPYEEVEAMSHLKNSFKYTDQELGTLFGKSRSYMTELLGISNLSKDELNSCKEAGIESKNLLIQAVAASRKGTFSEFLSLFQAGALKTVKDAKSFNREEENLFTPKITNVTNSKVSNLNSTEYKITKKQGLIQISSDNEELLGDIFKLIKKEIRKKFDST, encoded by the coding sequence ATGAGCTCAAAAAGTAAACGACTCGGCTCTCTTGCAGATGTTTTCCAAGCCGAAAAGTTGGAGGGGACTATTCGTAAAATTCGGCTCGATAAAATTCTTCCATCGGAAAACCAACCCAGACAAGATCGAAAAAAAGGAATCGAAGACCTCGCGAGAAGTTTAGACAAAGACGGGCTACTCCAACCGATCATTGTAACAAAACAAAATCCGGAAGACGAGAACTATAAAATTGTAGCCGGAGAAAGAAGATACCACGCAGCTAAACAATTAGGCTGGGCAGAAATAGAATGTAAAATTTTAGACCGGGATGAAAAAGAAACCTTTCGACTCGCAATTATAGAAAACCTTCAAAGAGAAAACCTATCCCCCTATGAAGAAGTGGAAGCTATGTCGCATTTAAAAAATAGCTTCAAATATACGGATCAAGAATTAGGAACACTCTTTGGAAAAAGCAGAAGTTACATGACAGAACTTCTTGGAATTTCAAATCTAAGCAAAGATGAACTCAATTCCTGTAAAGAAGCAGGAATTGAAAGCAAAAATTTATTGATCCAAGCAGTCGCGGCTTCTCGAAAAGGAACCTTCTCCGAGTTTTTAAGTTTGTTTCAAGCGGGTGCGCTCAAAACTGTTAAAGATGCAAAATCTTTTAACCGGGAAGAGGAAAACTTATTCACACCTAAAATTACAAATGTAACAAACTCAAAAGTTTCAAATTTAAATTCAACGGAATATAAAATCACAAAAAAACAAGGCCTGATCCAGATTAGTTCTGATAACGAAGAACTGTTAGGTGATATTTTTAAACTTATCAAAAAAGAAATCCGTAAAAAATTCGATTCCACATAG
- a CDS encoding helix-turn-helix domain-containing protein, which translates to MGEHYPYIKFFTDIIESGVWANLSSAAKTLYLVLLKFSDQHFKPVWPSTEVLLKLTGFKTKKSIIQGKRDLIQAGLLQVTPGTGHTSSRYYFCFNYSGSKIPPQGYNFGHPGGEFFGTSGVAERQSLRSGEGTPNHINITITNNQNQEPTKKALLNLNDLEEKYGSSILSEALSIAKTRGMEANLKYVQGICKNLMKNSNNSTMPEFNQNMKNPHEKDATWKGFLLWSRDRLTRSSTETLEKIRVEPDGRTLCILDPVPESLQMIIAKYFTEEISPPILVIFSAKSEENRTTSVKN; encoded by the coding sequence ATGGGCGAGCATTATCCCTACATTAAATTCTTCACAGATATCATCGAATCAGGTGTTTGGGCCAATTTATCTTCGGCCGCAAAAACTCTTTATCTCGTGCTGCTTAAATTTAGCGACCAGCACTTCAAACCAGTATGGCCAAGTACGGAAGTGCTTCTTAAATTAACCGGTTTTAAAACTAAAAAATCGATTATACAGGGAAAAAGAGATCTTATTCAAGCCGGTCTACTCCAAGTTACACCAGGGACTGGGCATACAAGTTCAAGATATTATTTTTGCTTCAACTACTCCGGTTCCAAAATTCCACCTCAGGGGTATAATTTCGGACACCCCGGGGGTGAGTTTTTTGGAACCTCAGGGGTGGCCGAAAGACAATCCCTGAGGTCTGGAGAAGGAACCCCAAACCATATCAATATAACCATTACCAATAACCAAAACCAAGAACCAACAAAGAAGGCCCTTTTGAATTTAAATGATTTAGAAGAAAAGTACGGCTCGTCAATTCTGTCGGAAGCACTTTCCATCGCTAAAACCCGAGGGATGGAAGCGAACCTAAAATATGTACAGGGAATCTGTAAAAATCTAATGAAAAACAGCAATAATTCGACTATGCCGGAATTTAATCAAAACATGAAAAATCCTCATGAAAAGGACGCCACTTGGAAGGGTTTTCTACTTTGGTCTAGAGATCGATTGACCCGATCCAGCACTGAGACGTTAGAAAAGATTAGAGTGGAACCGGATGGAAGAACGCTTTGTATCTTGGATCCAGTTCCCGAGTCCCTGCAAATGATCATAGCAAAGTACTTCACAGAGGAAATTAGTCCTCCGATATTGGTTATATTTTCCGCGAAAAGCGAAGAAAATCGAACCACCTCTGTCAAAAATTAA
- a CDS encoding discoidin domain-containing protein, with protein MNSESIRISHPDLIKIREVKSSGTYDLKEGKLLHYFETKNSPGISVLILQFENISSLNQIRLHSNPQEINFFPDTFRFDISMDGIVWEPILQETGFKRLNQKTGQWNFSLVQAKFLKLVGQVSEKDNSGKYKISLGRLEVGISGIVKIQVSSEHDRFWVKENLIDQRPDYGWSSKEVSKPGEEFFLVDLGSISRVNELRLLTPKLDPTFFPESFTIYYSEDDLSWNQLLEENQFLSEPGVWYQWRFLPANIRYLKLVARQKEKKNQGSYQSKIVELELYATPHLSDLTSKPTADPLPYATVLRSGLVRLAVDGENSEGVAIQSNDRRLRDASTEYKGIVELAGDGEDKEGVVIQGNDKRLKHATELTHGLVRLASNGENRAERAVQGNDDRLRAATIASLGIVELAENGETKEGVVVQGNDDRLKIATSKKYGLVILSEPGGSEPGRAVTADDPRIKKANTEFPGIVRFARNGEDSSETAVQGNDKRLKIATTEAYGIVQLAQSGESKEGLVVQGNDERLRRATTSYPGIVEIATLGTNAAGKVVSADDPRLSDKRDPKPHTHDYASLNHDFSSHTGFLKVKGATEAAYTNISPPPENHAPIYGKNESEKGAGIIGVARDTGLIGYGEKFGVRGDSSSGDKDGAGVIGLAKRGFGGVFHSRSGFALLATGKGIPSFGEVGSGKAFLAEGESEFSGTVRISTGKNSDCIARFFPVSPADVISEGDILVMGEDGRLQKAKVANATHTIGVAVKSAALLLGGQAPSDGNHWLVAVSGVVTVNADASSYPIQPGSLLVTGLTGGHAVRISAESLRPGALFGKALTPLRSGRGQIQILLCFQ; from the coding sequence ATGAATTCTGAATCAATTCGAATCAGCCACCCCGACTTGATCAAAATCCGTGAAGTCAAATCATCGGGAACATACGATTTAAAAGAAGGTAAATTACTTCATTATTTCGAAACTAAAAACTCACCCGGAATTTCCGTACTGATCCTTCAATTTGAAAACATTTCCAGTCTGAATCAAATTCGTCTTCATTCCAATCCTCAAGAAATTAATTTCTTTCCGGACACGTTTCGATTCGACATTTCTATGGATGGAATTGTTTGGGAACCGATCTTACAAGAAACCGGATTTAAGCGCTTGAATCAAAAAACAGGACAATGGAATTTTTCTTTGGTCCAAGCAAAATTCCTAAAATTAGTCGGTCAAGTGTCGGAGAAAGACAACTCGGGAAAATATAAAATTTCTTTGGGTCGATTAGAAGTCGGAATTTCCGGAATCGTTAAAATTCAAGTCAGTTCGGAACACGATCGTTTTTGGGTGAAAGAGAATTTGATCGACCAAAGACCCGACTATGGCTGGTCATCCAAGGAAGTTTCAAAACCTGGAGAAGAATTTTTTCTCGTAGATTTGGGTTCTATCAGTCGCGTGAATGAATTACGACTTTTGACCCCGAAGTTAGATCCAACTTTTTTTCCAGAAAGTTTCACCATTTATTATAGCGAAGATGATTTGTCTTGGAATCAATTGTTGGAAGAAAATCAATTCTTATCCGAACCCGGAGTTTGGTATCAATGGAGATTTTTGCCGGCAAACATTCGTTATTTGAAACTTGTCGCTCGCCAGAAAGAGAAAAAAAACCAGGGATCCTATCAATCTAAGATCGTGGAGTTGGAATTATATGCAACTCCGCATCTTAGCGACTTAACGAGTAAGCCCACCGCAGACCCTCTTCCTTATGCAACGGTTTTGAGATCCGGATTGGTGCGTCTTGCTGTGGATGGAGAAAACTCAGAAGGAGTCGCAATTCAATCCAACGATCGACGACTGCGAGACGCCTCCACTGAATACAAAGGTATTGTTGAACTTGCCGGGGATGGGGAAGACAAAGAAGGTGTTGTTATTCAGGGCAATGATAAACGCCTCAAACATGCGACGGAACTTACGCATGGACTGGTTCGTTTGGCGTCCAACGGTGAAAATAGAGCCGAACGGGCGGTTCAAGGGAACGATGACCGTTTACGGGCGGCTACAATTGCAAGTCTTGGAATTGTAGAACTTGCGGAAAACGGAGAAACAAAAGAAGGCGTTGTAGTTCAAGGAAACGACGATCGACTAAAAATTGCCACTTCGAAAAAATACGGACTTGTGATTCTTTCCGAACCCGGCGGATCCGAACCTGGAAGAGCTGTAACTGCCGACGATCCTCGAATTAAAAAAGCGAATACGGAATTTCCCGGAATCGTTCGTTTTGCAAGAAATGGAGAAGATTCTTCGGAGACCGCTGTTCAAGGAAATGATAAACGCCTAAAAATCGCCACAACCGAAGCCTATGGTATTGTTCAGTTAGCTCAGTCCGGTGAATCCAAAGAAGGACTTGTGGTCCAAGGAAACGATGAACGACTTCGCAGGGCTACAACGTCGTATCCGGGAATCGTAGAGATTGCCACGCTTGGAACTAATGCAGCTGGGAAAGTCGTTTCTGCTGACGATCCAAGATTATCCGACAAAAGGGATCCTAAACCTCATACTCACGATTATGCATCTCTGAATCACGATTTCAGTTCTCATACAGGTTTTCTAAAAGTAAAAGGTGCTACCGAAGCCGCTTATACAAATATCTCTCCCCCTCCGGAAAACCATGCTCCCATTTACGGAAAAAATGAAAGTGAAAAAGGAGCCGGAATTATTGGTGTGGCTCGTGATACGGGTCTTATCGGTTACGGAGAAAAATTCGGAGTTCGAGGCGATTCTTCTTCCGGCGACAAGGATGGTGCCGGTGTCATCGGTCTTGCAAAACGAGGATTTGGCGGAGTTTTTCATTCCAGATCGGGATTTGCTCTTCTTGCGACGGGAAAAGGAATTCCTTCCTTCGGGGAAGTCGGATCGGGAAAAGCTTTTCTTGCAGAGGGGGAATCTGAATTTTCCGGAACTGTTCGAATTTCGACAGGAAAAAATTCGGATTGCATCGCAAGATTTTTTCCCGTAAGCCCAGCGGATGTAATTTCCGAGGGGGATATTTTGGTGATGGGAGAAGATGGAAGACTGCAAAAAGCAAAGGTCGCTAACGCGACTCATACGATCGGTGTTGCCGTGAAATCGGCGGCTCTTTTATTGGGCGGACAGGCTCCTTCTGACGGGAATCATTGGCTGGTGGCCGTATCCGGTGTCGTAACGGTCAATGCGGACGCTTCCTCATATCCGATTCAGCCGGGGAGCTTGCTTGTGACCGGTTTGACGGGGGGGCATGCTGTTCGAATTTCGGCGGAGTCCTTGCGTCCGGGCGCCCTTTTTGGAAAGGCTTTGACCCCTCTTCGCAGTGGGCGAGGACAAATCCAAATTCTTCTCTGTTTTCAGTGA
- the metF gene encoding methylenetetrahydrofolate reductase [NAD(P)H]: protein MKKVSEIYGSAKGPVYSFEFFPPKTPDGDLKLMETVKELALLDPDFVTVTYGAGGSTRDKTVQILSEISKRYSFPTVSHFTCVGANQDQIFKALEEIRSSEIVNLMALRGDPPKGEGKFKKTEGGFENATELISFIRSEKLDFCVGGGCYPEKHPDAKSLEEDVENLKRKVDAGTDFLVSQLFFVNSIFENFLNLVRKAGIRVPVIPGIMPITSFSQIERFRSMAGCEFPSSLIEDLQEVEHRPEEFYRRSLNFSVKQCRELLAMGVPGIHLYTLNQSHASYDIVRELKS from the coding sequence ATGAAAAAAGTATCTGAAATTTACGGTTCCGCAAAAGGACCAGTGTATTCGTTTGAATTCTTTCCGCCGAAAACTCCGGATGGGGATTTAAAATTGATGGAGACCGTCAAGGAGTTGGCCCTTCTTGATCCGGATTTTGTGACCGTGACGTATGGTGCCGGTGGTTCGACAAGAGATAAAACCGTACAAATTTTATCTGAGATTTCGAAACGTTATTCTTTTCCGACGGTTTCTCATTTTACTTGTGTCGGAGCAAATCAAGATCAGATTTTTAAAGCTCTGGAGGAAATTCGTTCTTCTGAGATTGTAAATTTGATGGCTCTTCGCGGAGATCCTCCAAAAGGAGAGGGAAAATTTAAAAAGACCGAAGGCGGTTTTGAGAACGCGACGGAACTCATTTCCTTCATTCGTTCCGAAAAACTGGATTTTTGCGTCGGAGGCGGTTGTTATCCCGAAAAACATCCGGATGCAAAAAGTCTTGAAGAAGACGTCGAAAATTTAAAACGGAAAGTGGATGCCGGAACTGACTTTTTAGTTTCCCAGCTTTTTTTTGTGAATTCTATCTTTGAAAACTTTTTGAATTTGGTGAGAAAGGCAGGTATTCGTGTTCCTGTAATTCCTGGAATTATGCCGATCACTTCTTTTTCTCAGATTGAGAGATTTCGCTCGATGGCCGGTTGCGAGTTCCCCTCTTCTCTTATTGAAGATTTGCAAGAAGTGGAACATCGCCCAGAGGAATTTTACAGAAGGAGTTTAAACTTTTCGGTAAAACAATGTAGGGAGTTGCTTGCGATGGGGGTTCCGGGAATTCATCTTTATACTCTGAATCAATCTCACGCGAGTTATGATATTGTAAGGGAATTGAAAAGTTAA